From Microbacterium sp. CGR2:
CGTCGGAGCCGCGACGGGCGTGACCGGTTCGGCCCGGTGCTCCGTCGCGATGGTCTCGGCGGCCGGGTCGGCCCCGGTTGCCGGCTCGCCCTCGTCGATCCCCGCAGGCGGCGTGAGGTTCGCGCGGCTCGGCGGGCCGGGCAGGATCGCACCCGCAGACGTGCCGAAGGCCATCCCGGGCGGCGAAGGCGTCGAGCCGCCGTCATCCGGCGACCCGCCATCGCCCGGGAGCCTCGCTTCGTCCGCGACACCGGAGGTGCCGGCATCCGCGCCGACCTCACCGAGCGGAGCGTCGTCGGCGCGCTGCGCCTCCTGAACGATCTCGGCGAATGCGGCGGCCCCGGGCGTCACCGTCTCGGCCCGTGAGGTCGCCCCGGAGCCCCGGTGGGCTCGTGCCCCCAGGGTGTCGACGACTCCGAGAGAGGTCACCGGCCGTCCTCCCTGCGCGTGCGAGAGGCGATCTCATCCAGTTCGGCCTGCTCGGCGTGCAACTCGGCCGCTCGCACCGTCGTGGCATGGGCCTGGGCGAGACGGTCGAGCCCGCGCACCGCACGGCGAGCCGACGCGTGCTCGGACCGCGCCTCGGCGACCGTCTGCTCCTGGAGCTCCGAGAGTGCGGCGAGATCGGCGAGAAGCGTGCGCCCGGCCACGCGGGCGGCGGCGAGGGCGGCGAGAGAGCGGACATCGACCGCTTCGGTGCCCTCGCCGGCGAGGTGCGCGCGGAGCGTGCGATCGCGGGCTTCGGTGTTGCGTGCGTCGATCACAGCGCGTGACAGCCGCTGCGCCGCGGCGCGTTCCTGGATCTCACGCACACGAAGAAGACCTGCCAGCGAGAAATCACGCGTCATGAGACTCCTCCGAACGCCGCGACGAGGTCGTCCAGGCGGCGCCAGGAGTCGTCGACCGCGCTCGTCTGATCGAGGGGCTGCGTGAGGAAGGCGGAGATTGCGCGCTCGTTCGCGATCGCCGCGTCGATGCGAGCATCCGCCCCCGCCTGGTAGGCCCCGATGTCGATCAGATCGTTCGCACGACGTCGCGCGGCGAGCACGGCACGCAACGCCGCGGCGTTCGCGCGATGCGCCGGAGTCGTGATCTTGCCCGCCACGCGAGACACGGACCCGAGCACGTCGATGGCCGGATGATGCCCCGACAGGGCCAGCGCGCGATCGAGCACGACATGGCCGTCGAGGATCGAACGCACCGTGTCGGCGATGGGCTCGTTGTGGTCGTCGCCGTCGACGAGCACGGTGTAGATGCCGGTGATCGATCCTTGCCGATCGGTTCCCGCCCGCTCCAAGAGGCCGGCGAGCAGCGAGAACGTCGAGGGCGGATATCCCCGTGTGGCCGGGGGCTCACCGGCGGACAGACCGATCTCCCGCTGGGCCATCGCCACGCGCGTGAGCGAATCCATCATCAGGATGGCGTGCGCACCGTCATCACGAAACGCCTCGGCGATCCGTGTCGCGGTGTAGGCCGCGCGGATTCGGGCCATGGCCGGCTGATCGGATGTCGAGACGACGACGACCGAGCGGGCGAGACCGGCAGGCCCCAGATCGTCTTCGATGAACTCGCGCACCTCACGGCCGCGCTCGCCGACGAGCGCGATCACAGTCACCTCGGCCTCCGTGCCGCGCGCGATCATCGACAGCAGTGACGACTTGCCCACCCCGGATCCGGCGAAGAGGCCGACGCGCTGGCCGCGCCCGACGCTGACCAGTGTGTCGAGTGCCCGCACCCCCAGCGGGAGCGCGGTGTCGATGCGATCCCGTCCCATGATCGATGGCGGCGCATGATCCAGGCTCACCTGGGAGGCGCCGTGGAGTGGACCTCTGCCGTCGATCGGACGCCCCAAGCCGTCGAGAACGCGGCCGAGCAGCGCGCGGCCGGTGGGAACGCGGAGCTGTCCGCCGCGCCTTCGCACCGGAGCGCCGACCGTGAGCCCGGCGATCGGACCGAGCGGCATGCAGCGCAGCCCGTCCTCGCCCGTGGCGACGACTTCCGCATCGGTGCCGTCGAGGCCCACCACGTCGCCGACCGCACCCTCGAGGCCTCGAACCTGCACGCTGAGTCCGCGCACCTGCGAGACCTCGCCGACGCGCTCGGGGCGCGCGGCTTCGAGCACGGTGCTCCACGCGGTCATGCCGCACCTCCGGCCACAGCGGCTCGGGCACGATCGATGGCGCCCGTGATCCGGGCGTCGACATGACCGTGGTCGAGGGCGGCGACGGCATCCCCGCGGTCGAGAGTGTCGTCCGCGATGAGGGGGAATGCGGGCGTCTCTCCGTCGAGCTGCTCGAGCACGCGCAGATCGTCCGGGTGCAGCCGCAGGCCTCGGATGTCGCCGGGATCGACGGCGCCGAGCGCGCGTCGCACGGCGGCGGTCGCGGAGCGCTCGGTGTCCTGGAGTTCGCCGATCAGGATGGTCTCGGCGAGCTCGACGGCATGCTCAAGAATCTGCGAGTGTGCGATCGCGGTCAGTGCGCTCTCGCGTTCGGCGAGTGATCGTGCGGCGGAGCGCAGTGCGGCGAGGGCGGAGGCGACATCGCGTGCGGACTCGGCATCGCGCGCGGCGCGCTCCTCTTCAGCCACGCGGTGTGCGGCCGCAGCCTCCGCGGCAGCCGCACGGAATCCCTCGGCGTGGCCGTCGGCATAGCCCCGGAGCCGGGCCCGCGCGTGCTCCGTCCCGGCGCCCTGGTCGCCCAGACGCGGGAACACCACCGGAGAGAAGGCGTCAGTAGACATACTCGTCCTCGTCGACACGCTGCACGGTGATCTCACCCGCGGACTCGAGCGCGCGGATGGTGCGGACGATCTCCGCCCGTGCCTCTTCGACTTGCGACATGCGCACCGGGCCGAGGGTGCGCGTCTCCTCATCGAGGTTCTCCCGGTTGCGCTCGGAGACGTTGCGGCGGATGAGCTCGGTGATGGGCTGGTGGGCGCCCTTCAGCGCGAGGGCGAGCGAGCGGATGTCCATGCCGCGCAACACCCGTTGTGCGTCGCGGTCGTCCAGTTTCACGATGTCGGCGAACGTGAACATGCGCGAGCGGATGTCTTCGGCGAGAGCGCTGTCTCGGTCCTCGATGCTCGCGAGGATCGCCTTCTCCACGGTCGCTCCGGAGCGGTTGATGATCTCCACGAGCGGTTCGACGCCACCCAGCATCTCCGGAGCATCCCGCGTGGCGAAGCTTCCGGTGCGGGTCTTGAGAGCGTCGGCGACGATGGCGATCGCCTCCTGCGAGGCGGTTCCCATGGTCGCGATGGCATGCGCCACGTCAGTGCGTGCCGGATCGGGGAGAACAGCCAGCACGGCGGCCGCCTGGTCGGTGGACAGGTGAGCAAGGACGAGCGCGACGGTCTGGGGGAGTTCGCCGTCGAGCAGGGTGGCGAGCTGCGCGGGATCGGCCGCGCCGAGGAACTCGAACGACGAGTTCATCGACGTCGAACTCACCCGGCCGAGGACTGCCGCCGCCCGTTCGGCTCCGAACGATGCCTCGAGCAGCCCTGCGGCGATGTCTCGACCGCCTCGTGCGGGGGGCAGGTGGCCGGTGGCGATGCGATGGAACTGACCCAGTGCCTGCGCGGTGGTCGCCGCATCCAGGTCCTGCAGTCCGATGATCTCGGCGGCAACGGCCTCCGCCTCGGCCTCCGAGAGGTGCTTCATGACCTCGATCGCCTGTGCGCGTTCGAGGTTCATGATGACGACGGCGGCGGTCTGCCGGTCGGTCAGTGCGCTCATACGGGCTGCCTGTCGTCGATCAGCGTCCGCAGCAGCTCGGCGGTGCGCTTCGGGTCCTGACGCGTCATGGCCTCGACCTCCGCGCGTCGACGCTCGAGGCTCACCTGCGCGGGTTCGGGCTCCGGCTCCGGTTCGGGGTCAGGCGCGGGGACCGGCTCCAGGAACGCCAAGGGCATCGTGGGGGAGGCGTCGAGCTGCGTCGTGGGGGTCCCCGCCGCGATGGCGGAAAGCTCGGCCGGTCGGTCGCCGAACAGCTGATCGAACTCGTTCTCCGTGCTGGAGCGGCGACGGGCGCGGATGAACAGGGCGATGACAGCGGCGAGCAGCGGAACGGCGATCGCGGCGGCGATGATGAGCGTGTTCAGCAGCATGGCCTGCCGCGCGGCGTTCTCGGCATCCTTCGCCGCCTGCAATGCCGCCTGTGCGGCCTCCGCATCCGTCTGGTTGAACGAGACGAGTTCCACGGTCAACGCGTCGCCGCGTTCCGTGTCGATTCCGGCGGCCGTCGAGACGAGTTCGCTCAGCTGCACTGTGCTGAGGTCACCGCCGGCACCGGAGTCGACCGCCACGGACACCGCCTGGCGAACGATGGTCCCGGCAGGCGTGGAGGTGCTCTGGGTGCTCTTGTTGACGGCGTTGGTCCTCGTCGCCTCGGTGGCTTCGTAGCTGCCGTCCTCGCCCTCGGCGGGTACGGCGATGTTGTCGGGACCGAGTACACCTGCCTCGGTGCTCGCACCGGTCTGCGTCTCGCTCCGCGTCTGCTCGGACAGGGGCGGCGCGCCTTCGGCAGGGGTGTAGGTCTCCTCGACGCGCTCGTTGACGGAGCGATCGACCTCGGCGACCACGGTGACCTTCGCGTTGCCGGGGCCGACGACCGTGTCGAGCATCTGCTGCACGCTCGCGGTCACCCGCGCCTCATAGTCGCTCGCCTGCTGGTCGATGCCACCGGTCGACCCGATGCCGACCGCGGAGAGTGTCTGACCCGACTGGTCGACCACCGCCACGTTCTCCGGTTTCATCCCGCTGACGGCAGCGGAGGTCAGGTGCACGATCGATTCGACCTGCTTCGGCGTCATCGTCGAGTTCCCGGACGTCTCCACGAACACCGACGCGGTGGAATCGACGGTCTCCGAAACGAAGACGCTCTCCTCGGGAATCGCAAGCTGCACGGATGCCGCTGTCACGCCCTCGATGGAGGAGATGGTCGCGGCGAGTTCGCCCTCGATGGCGCGCTTGTAGGTGACGGACTGCTGGAACTCCGAGGTCGTCACGCCCATGTCGTCCAGGAGCGAGTACCCGGCGGAGCCTGCGCTCGGAAGTCCTGCTGCGGCGGCCGCGAGCCGCTGGTCGTAGACCTGCTCGTCGGGGACGAGGACGGTCGCTCCGCCATCCGCCAACTCGTACGGGACCGACGAAGAGCGCAGCTGCTCCACCACGGCGTTCGCGTCGGAGGCGGTCATCCCGGAGAACAACGGCGTGAAGGTGGGTCGGCTGAGCCAGCTCGTCAGGGCGATGATTCCCAGGGCCAGCACGGCCACGCCGATGATGGCGATCGTGCGCTGCGCGAGCGAGAACCCCGCGATCATCCGCCCGATCCGTTGGAAGACGTTCGTCACCGCGGTGGGCATCAGGCTTGCATCCGCATGATCTCGTTGAACGCGTCGACGCCCTTGTTGCGCACAGCAGCGACGAGTTCGAGGGTGACCGCCGCACGGGAGGAGGCGATCATGGCCGAGTGGATGTCATCGAGGTCGCCGGTCACCGCGGCGATCTTCAAGGAATCGGACTCGGACTGCAGGGAGCGCAGCTCGTCGATGGCGCCGGTGATGCTGTTCGCGAACGCCGAATCGTCGGTGGTCTTGGCGGGGGTGATGGCGGCGGGGGTGGGCATGGATGCCGCGGCGACGCCTTCGATTGCGGCGAGGGGGTTCATCAGCTTCGTCCGATCTGCAGGGCGGCTTCGTATGCGGTGCGGGCGCGGTCCACGGTCGCGGCGCTGGCCTGGTAGCCGCGCTGGGCGAGGATGAGCTGGCTCATCTGATCGCCGAGGTCGATGTCGGGATAGCGGATGTAGCCGTCGGCATCGGCCAGCGGGTGGTCGGGCTGGTGGACCAGCCGACCCTCGGCGCTGCCCTGCGCCGTTCCGGCCACGTAGACGCCCGGCGATTGGGTGCTCGTGCCGGCGAGGATGTACCGCGCTCGGAACGCGTCCCCGCCGGTCGGCGTGGCGGTGTTGATGTTGGAGATGTTGTCGCTGATGGCGTCGAGCCACTTGCGATGCACCGTGAGGCCGGTGCCGGCGATGCCGATCGCGTCGAAGGTCATGATGTCCTCATCGCGGTGCGCATGGAGGTGAACGAGCCGTTCACCGCTTGCGAGGCGAACTGGTAGCGCAGCATCGTGTCGATGCTCGACAGGGTCTCGGTGTCGAGGTTGACGTTGTTGCCGTCGAGTCGTGTCGGCTCCAGCGATGTGCCGACTGTCGCGGTGACGCGACCGTCGCCGGCCTCGATGGAGTCCGCGAGTGCCTCTTCGAACTGCACGCGCTTGGCGTGATAGTTCGGGGTGTTAATGTTGGCGATGTTGTCGGCGATGGCTCGCTGGCGCAGCGAGAGCCCGTCGAGCGCGCTCGTCAGCGCGCTGATGGTCACAGAATCGAACACGAACCGGCTTTCCCTGAGTAGCTGGTGTGGCCGATCCCTGGCCGCTTCTCCCGAGTGATCCTCACTCTCCGTGCTCTATCGACCGACGCGGCCCGCGCGTTAGAAGGCGCTGTCAACCGTTCACATCGAGGTAGGCGGGGGCATCGGGCCGGCGGTCGGCCGGCACCCGGCGCACGGCGTCGAGGTGCTGGCGCAGTTCCCCCATGTCGGCCGCGGCGCGCTCCATCGCTGAGCGCTGGAGCGTGACCAATCGCTGTGCGCGGTCGGCCAGGTGCAGCGGCAGCGGAGTCGCGGGCGGCGTCCACGTGTCGAGGGCGCCGGATGCGACGGGGTGCGCGCCGGGCTCGGATGCGCGGCCCTGAAGGATTCTCTCCGCATCCTTCTCGAGCTGTTCGAGGAGTGTCGTCCACTCGTCGTCCGCGCTCATGCCCGCGTCTCCGCGAGCGTGCGGGCGGCTTCATGCCATGTGTCGCGCAGCGGGGCCACGATCTCGCGGCAGGCACGCGTGCGCTCAGGGTCGCGGCCGATGTTGGCGCCGATGAGCGTCTGCGACAGGAAGAGATACAGCGAGCGCAGACCGGAGCTGCCGTTCCACTCGTCCGTCAGCGACGAAGACAGTTCCGAGACGATCGCCTGTGCGTGCTGCAGCTGCGCGTTCGCCTCTGTCCAGTCCTGTGCCCGTTGGGCGCTCTCGCCGCGTTCGATGTCCAGCAGAAGCCGGTCGTAGAGCATCGTGACCAATCGCTCCGGCGGAGCCGACAGGATCGCGTCCTCGCGGTAGCGCTGTTGTGCGCGCAGGGCGGCGTTCATGCTCATGAGCCCGAGCTCGCGTTCGCACTCGGCAGGGCGGCGAGCTGCGATGTCAGGTAGGAGGACTGCGACTGCATCTTCGACAGCATGACCTCGAGCTGCGCGTAGGTGCGCTCGAGGGAGGCCTTCCGCTGCGCGAGGCGCACGTCCCAGCGCTCCATCTGCTCGCCGAGGCCCTTGACCTCGCTCTCCTGCCCGGTGATGCGCGAGGTCAGCAGGCCGTCGTACTTGTCCGAGTAGACCTTCGCCGTGTCCTCCACGCGCGCGGCGACGGCGGAGAAGAGGCTCGCCACCGCGTCCGGGTCCTTGGTGAGCGCCTCGGCGAACTTCTCCTCGTCGAAGCTCAGCACGCCGTACATGTCGGTCGAGATCCCGATGGACGAGGGGGAGACGCCGTCGATCGGATGCTGCACGGCGTCGGCGATCGCCGTGCGCAGAGCGCGTACGGTGCTGTCGCCCGTGAACACTCCCAGGGTCGTGGCTTCGCCCTGTCCGGCAGCGATGGTCGCCTTCGACCCGTTGTCGATGCGCGTGAGGATGCCGGTGAGAAGTGCGACGAATTCGGCAGACGCTTTGGTGCGCGCCTCGGTGTCGACGGACACGGCGATGGTGACGGGGTCGGTGGACACGGCGGAGACCGTGACATCGACGCCGTCGAAGAGGTCGGTGAAGGTGTTGCTCGACGATGTCAGTACCTGCTCGGCGCTGGTGCCTGCCCACAGTCGCACCTGCGCATCGGTGCCGACGGCGACGGTGGCGGCTCCTGTCTCGGTCGACAGGTCGGTGGCGGTTCCGGCCGTGACGGCGGCGCTGTCACCATGGAAGGCGCGGAACCTGCCGGCTTCCCCGGAGTCGGCGGCGCGCAGCTGGAGGCGGTGGAGCACATTGCCGTCGGCGTCTCGTCCGGCGGGAACCGCTGCGGCGACGATCCCGAATCCGGCTTCGTTGATCGCGTCAGCGACCTCCTGCACCGACGCGCCGGCCACGTCGATCTCGCGGCGTTCGCCTTTGGCGTTCTCGAGGGTGAGGACGGACGATGCGGCGGGCCATCCGTTCGACGCCGCCGAGACGATGGTGTGGTTCTTCGCCACCCGGTCGACGACGATGTCGGCGGCGACCGCGGTGGCCCCCGTGCGCGTGGCGACGGTGACGGACGTCGACGAGGAGGAGGTCGTGAATCGCGCGAGGCCGTCGACCGCAGCGGCCTTGCCGGCTTGGGTCGCCAGATTCTGGATCGCGCTGTTGAGCGTCTGAAGGTTTGACACGACGACGTTCTTGTCGTCCATCTTCGCCTTGAGCAGCGAGCGGGGGATGGCGTGCACATCCATCAGGGCCTTGATGACCTCGGTGGTCTTCAGGCCGGAGATGAGGCCGTCGAGCGAGAGCGACATACGCGCCTTTCCGTGTCAGAA
This genomic window contains:
- a CDS encoding flagellar FliJ family protein, encoding MTRDFSLAGLLRVREIQERAAAQRLSRAVIDARNTEARDRTLRAHLAGEGTEAVDVRSLAALAAARVAGRTLLADLAALSELQEQTVAEARSEHASARRAVRGLDRLAQAHATTVRAAELHAEQAELDEIASRTRREDGR
- a CDS encoding FliI/YscN family ATPase; the protein is MTAWSTVLEAARPERVGEVSQVRGLSVQVRGLEGAVGDVVGLDGTDAEVVATGEDGLRCMPLGPIAGLTVGAPVRRRGGQLRVPTGRALLGRVLDGLGRPIDGRGPLHGASQVSLDHAPPSIMGRDRIDTALPLGVRALDTLVSVGRGQRVGLFAGSGVGKSSLLSMIARGTEAEVTVIALVGERGREVREFIEDDLGPAGLARSVVVVSTSDQPAMARIRAAYTATRIAEAFRDDGAHAILMMDSLTRVAMAQREIGLSAGEPPATRGYPPSTFSLLAGLLERAGTDRQGSITGIYTVLVDGDDHNEPIADTVRSILDGHVVLDRALALSGHHPAIDVLGSVSRVAGKITTPAHRANAAALRAVLAARRRANDLIDIGAYQAGADARIDAAIANERAISAFLTQPLDQTSAVDDSWRRLDDLVAAFGGVS
- a CDS encoding FliH/SctL family protein, yielding MSTDAFSPVVFPRLGDQGAGTEHARARLRGYADGHAEGFRAAAAEAAAAHRVAEEERAARDAESARDVASALAALRSAARSLAERESALTAIAHSQILEHAVELAETILIGELQDTERSATAAVRRALGAVDPGDIRGLRLHPDDLRVLEQLDGETPAFPLIADDTLDRGDAVAALDHGHVDARITGAIDRARAAVAGGAA
- the fliG gene encoding flagellar motor switch protein FliG produces the protein MSALTDRQTAAVVIMNLERAQAIEVMKHLSEAEAEAVAAEIIGLQDLDAATTAQALGQFHRIATGHLPPARGGRDIAAGLLEASFGAERAAAVLGRVSSTSMNSSFEFLGAADPAQLATLLDGELPQTVALVLAHLSTDQAAAVLAVLPDPARTDVAHAIATMGTASQEAIAIVADALKTRTGSFATRDAPEMLGGVEPLVEIINRSGATVEKAILASIEDRDSALAEDIRSRMFTFADIVKLDDRDAQRVLRGMDIRSLALALKGAHQPITELIRRNVSERNRENLDEETRTLGPVRMSQVEEARAEIVRTIRALESAGEITVQRVDEDEYVY
- the fliF gene encoding flagellar basal-body MS-ring/collar protein FliF, with the translated sequence MPTAVTNVFQRIGRMIAGFSLAQRTIAIIGVAVLALGIIALTSWLSRPTFTPLFSGMTASDANAVVEQLRSSSVPYELADGGATVLVPDEQVYDQRLAAAAAGLPSAGSAGYSLLDDMGVTTSEFQQSVTYKRAIEGELAATISSIEGVTAASVQLAIPEESVFVSETVDSTASVFVETSGNSTMTPKQVESIVHLTSAAVSGMKPENVAVVDQSGQTLSAVGIGSTGGIDQQASDYEARVTASVQQMLDTVVGPGNAKVTVVAEVDRSVNERVEETYTPAEGAPPLSEQTRSETQTGASTEAGVLGPDNIAVPAEGEDGSYEATEATRTNAVNKSTQSTSTPAGTIVRQAVSVAVDSGAGGDLSTVQLSELVSTAAGIDTERGDALTVELVSFNQTDAEAAQAALQAAKDAENAARQAMLLNTLIIAAAIAVPLLAAVIALFIRARRRSSTENEFDQLFGDRPAELSAIAAGTPTTQLDASPTMPLAFLEPVPAPDPEPEPEPEPAQVSLERRRAEVEAMTRQDPKRTAELLRTLIDDRQPV
- the fliE gene encoding flagellar hook-basal body complex protein FliE, coding for MNPLAAIEGVAAASMPTPAAITPAKTTDDSAFANSITGAIDELRSLQSESDSLKIAAVTGDLDDIHSAMIASSRAAVTLELVAAVRNKGVDAFNEIMRMQA
- a CDS encoding flagellar basal body rod protein FlgC, which codes for MTFDAIGIAGTGLTVHRKWLDAISDNISNINTATPTGGDAFRARYILAGTSTQSPGVYVAGTAQGSAEGRLVHQPDHPLADADGYIRYPDIDLGDQMSQLILAQRGYQASAATVDRARTAYEAALQIGRS
- a CDS encoding flagellar basal body protein: MFDSVTISALTSALDGLSLRQRAIADNIANINTPNYHAKRVQFEEALADSIEAGDGRVTATVGTSLEPTRLDGNNVNLDTETLSSIDTMLRYQFASQAVNGSFTSMRTAMRTS
- a CDS encoding flagellar export chaperone FliS — translated: MSMNAALRAQQRYREDAILSAPPERLVTMLYDRLLLDIERGESAQRAQDWTEANAQLQHAQAIVSELSSSLTDEWNGSSGLRSLYLFLSQTLIGANIGRDPERTRACREIVAPLRDTWHEAARTLAETRA
- the fliD gene encoding flagellar filament capping protein FliD, giving the protein MSLSLDGLISGLKTTEVIKALMDVHAIPRSLLKAKMDDKNVVVSNLQTLNSAIQNLATQAGKAAAVDGLARFTTSSSSTSVTVATRTGATAVAADIVVDRVAKNHTIVSAASNGWPAASSVLTLENAKGERREIDVAGASVQEVADAINEAGFGIVAAAVPAGRDADGNVLHRLQLRAADSGEAGRFRAFHGDSAAVTAGTATDLSTETGAATVAVGTDAQVRLWAGTSAEQVLTSSSNTFTDLFDGVDVTVSAVSTDPVTIAVSVDTEARTKASAEFVALLTGILTRIDNGSKATIAAGQGEATTLGVFTGDSTVRALRTAIADAVQHPIDGVSPSSIGISTDMYGVLSFDEEKFAEALTKDPDAVASLFSAVAARVEDTAKVYSDKYDGLLTSRITGQESEVKGLGEQMERWDVRLAQRKASLERTYAQLEVMLSKMQSQSSYLTSQLAALPSANASSGS